TAGCATGTTGACTTGATGCGGCCCTTCTTGTAGTAGCCACATTATTAGTCTCGGTTTCTGGATTCAAATCTCGCCCTGGAACTATTTTTATTTGGCTTTCTAGATTGTTGTCTGCCCCTTGTAACTAGAACTAAGGCGTGCCCGTCTGACCTTTTGTTTGGGCCTAAATCATTGTTGAGTTTATCCTTGTTCAATAGATTCTCCTTCACGCCCTCAAATGAGAGGTGATCTCTCCCATAGATGAGAGTTTCCCTGAAAGTTTCTTGAAGAGGACAAAGAACTTAACAATAACGTAGTCTGGTCCTCGTTGCTAATTTTTTCTTCGAGATTGTTTAGGtcatttagaaaaataacaaactcACTTATATGAGCTCTAGTAGACTCACTTTCGGCCATTTTGAACATGTAGGGATGTTGTTTTAACACTAACCTATTGGCCAAGGATTTTGTCATGTACAAAGCTTCCAGATTCATTAATGTAAATGTTGTTTTCTCCTTCAAAACCTCCGGTAACACATTATTTGTTAGACATAATTGAATTATGGATAGAACTTTTTTATCTAACCTATCCCATTCTGACTGATCCATGTCTCCGGGCTTCTTCTATGTAAAGATACTCTCAAGATTGCTTTGAATCAGTATGGCTGACATACGAACTTGCCACAAACTGACATTTGTGATGCAGTCGAACTTATCAATATCAAACATTAATGTTTCCATCTCTGAACAGGTTGAATACGGTAATCGAACTAGCTCTGATATTGGTTTGTAGGGAAATAACCCATGTatgcaacaaacaagtaaataaaatagaataaaaaagatCAAAAACACAAATTCTAACGCGGAAAAACTCATTTGAAGAGGATAAAGAACCACGTGTCAAAGGagattttactataataaaatgagagtacaaaagatgaagagaatcaaaagaaaaacctaaatccccaaaagaaaaaccTTCCAGAACTTATGTAAAACCTAGAGTAACTAAGGCTTATATATAGGTTGAAATTATTAGTATATATGACTAAAATAACCCTCGGTTAATCAAAGTTTAAGTGGAAATCtaaaacagagtttaactaagaGAAGAAAACCAAGAAACTTGAGAAACGCGTTGGCATGTCGTGACGTGGCATTAGCGACGTCGGGACGAAAGGGACGTCGCATTGTCAGGATGAAAGCTCTCTTATTGTCATGATGTCGGTTGTTCGTCGAGACGAAGAATAGTTCCTCGTTGTGACGTCACACACTATTTGGTCCGAAAATGCGAGGCATAACTCcatattctttataatttttttgacagaaagtttataaattttaacatatatcttggaaatagaaaattaattatattcttatcaattataaattttgacatatgaCATGGCAAGTTGACTCCGAGCGTTAACCTATCAATTCCAGTCAATAGTGATCAACACCGACCAATGTCTAGGGTCAATGTGTCGGgtcatcattttcaaaatctatttatataatatataacaatatTCTTATAGCAACTATCAAAATCTCTCAACTATTACTAAATTCCCTATTGGAAACCAAAATCTCTCAAATCATCACTAAATTTTCTATTGGAAACCAAAATCTCTCAACTATCACTAAATTTTCTATTGGAAAATAAATTCCATAACTAAAATTCCTATTGGAAAATCAATTTTGTaacaaaatactaaaatttctattgaaaacaAAATCTTTCAACTATTACTAAAATTCCTattgaaaaacatttttataaccAAATACTATAATTCCTATTGAAAACACATGTGACTAGGTACTTggtaaaaattcttaaaaaattataaaaattgttaattaaaaattctagaaattataatgtcaaaattatttttataatttgtaaaattattttataattttcatacaattttttatgattttatataattcaactcaaatctaacaaaaataaaattgccatgaaagttttaaagcaaaaatcacaatttcaaacataataataatagaagatTAGCGGTATGTgacacggcagacccccaactgaGTTTACCAgttgctctaaaatcaacgagtttcaatAGCCACCTCAGATGTATGAGGTTTCGTGACAAGttcggcatcagataacctccaatgaTCTCAAGGATGTGTGCCTGAGCATATCGTATTTTTTCTACTTCAGTCGAATCATCCCCCAACTttgggaatgtgtctcgtaaccagtcCATCTCAATTCGACCTCCGTAAATATTATCCAGAATCGCACCCAAAAGATCATAGCATATGGCTTCTCAATCAGCAGATTGAACGGACCCAGTGAGTACGGACTCATCCACCGGCAATTCCAATTGTAACTGCACGTCTTCTAAAGTGATGGCACACTCCCCGCATGGAAGATGAGATGTATGTGTCTCAGGTTTCCACCTCTCTATGAACGTGCTtatgagtttcgggtccaatTTGCACCCCGGCCTATATTGGCCACGTGCGAAAAACCCGCTTCCCTCAAGTAATTTTCTATCAACAGTGATGGAGGAACAAACATATTACGAAtataacattgtaacacccgatctaccaactgttataaaaaattataaaataaaaattaaataaaattacataaatgaaaaaaattaaataatattcaaaaattaaaattaacccttaccattttcatttgttcaacGGAGATATGTTTATGATAAAGACGAATTAATTCCTCAGCTattgctaacacgatcaaatatcttacaaattataaaaaaatactaatttaaaataaattaaaggaaatagttatttaaaaagagctttaaaaattttaaggagaAATATGAGAgcttttttgagaattttggaagaaatgtTAAAGGAAATTGTGTGAAAAAAATAGGTGGGGGgccttttatagttttttttgtatgaatgttggccccccaacggtcaaatttttaaatgaccGTTAGGGCGACTATTGAGGGCCAAAAACACAGGCTAAAGCACGTCCTTAAGAGAGCgtttttgccatgtcagcaaagcGCGTCCACATCAACACATTTtatgctgacatggcaaaagtAAAAACGCTCTTTTCTGAAATTTCCCCTTAAAACGCGCCTACGtgaaaatgtttttgattttttggccCATTCCTATAAATAAGATTTAAAGTGGcccatttttataaataaagtagAAAATGGGTCGATCTTGGTAAAATGTTGGTTAAATCAATTAGAGTAGTTGAAGCGAATATGTATTATGCAAATGATGAATTTTACATGAGTTATGAAATTCCCTTATTATTTGATGGGAAATGGAAATATATGAAGAGAAAACGATCGAGATTATACCATATTGTAGCATACTCTTTACATATACAagacaatttaaataataataataaatcttctTTGGAATATGTATTAAGACAAAATTACCAAAACGGGTGAACATAATTTACAATCTAATCCTTAATGGAAAGAACTCATCATTTAATATGTAGTAGCCTTCAGCTTGAAATCTTCTATCAGCTCAGCAGGGATATTCTACAAGGCTATTCTTGGAAATGAAGAGGTCCAAcccattttccaaaaccacagtaaacttttttttttgtctttttggtATTAAAGATATacctaaaaaaatatatatatttaatcttttctttttctctcttttttctatttgatgAGTGTCTTGCCTTATTATTGCAATTTATTAGGACTATGAATGGTGAAGGATGATAATAGTGTTAGAAATGCTCCTTATGGAATTCAAATTTAGTGGAACCTTTTTGGTTGAACTCATAGCAGAGTTTGCTGAGTTGTTTAGCCAAAACGGGTAACCCGCAGTAAAACACTCCTGCTCCACCACACCACTaatattaaaacccaaaataagatctgcctttttttaatattttatttgcttaataGAGTTCGGCTCACCTATCCTCGCGTTGCAGTGCTTGGAACTTAGCTTAGAGAGAACTTTCTTCCATTTAGGCCTTGCAAAATGAGTCCGCACCTGATAAAGTTGGATTCCAGTTGGATGGTGATGTTCAGAATCCTATAAGTCGGTCAAGTATGGTAAGACAATGAAAATGAGAGGCAAAAACGATTTTACCCTCGTGCCGGAAACGATGTCAACTCCATTCTTGGCTTGATTTAGTGCTTGGACCATGGTGATGAATGCTGATCGTGCATCTCCTTCCTCGTACACGCTAGTCAAATAGTTGTGCATTTCAATGACACCCTGGTGTTCAATGTGCCAAGTTAGTTGCACCATGGTATTCAAAggaaattataactaaaataactttCAACTCTTGGTTTTACCCTTTGATCAAGTTCTGCAACTTCATTCATGACTCCTTTGAACCAATCAAATGAGCCTTGCTCCCTGGTTACCCAATAAAAGTAAGCATTGGTCGTCTTAAGTGTTTTCTTTCGTTTTGGTGGAACTCTGTTGGGAGTGCCTGAATCATTGCTCCCACTTCTCAGCTCTGATGTCCTACTGGAATCTGACACCAAATCCTGAAAATCAAAGCATCAGCATTGTGAATCagataaagaaaaattaagaaactATGATTTGACCAAGGAATAATAACAGCAGATTCATTAACTTAGCACAAGGGAAGCCTGAGTCACAGCTTAATTAGTTAATGCTGTCATCTTTAATAGGTTTGGAGTTAGAATCCCAATGCCATCTTTCCCCTGTCACCACACTATAAACTCTTTTGctctaaataaagaaaaaatattaacttaacaCAAGTTACTTACTGCCTGCTCCTCCATTTTCACAATGTTGTGAAGCAGATCTTTTAGGATGCTAATGAATGGTGTTGCACCAATTCCAAGGCCCACAAGTAATAGGACATCATACTTCCAATAATCTTGTGCCGGGGCACCATACGGCCCATCTATTAAGAGCTTTGGCAAGCTGTACTTCAGATAATAATACAATCAAGCAAGGGTCATTGAAAATTATTCCATAATAGATTCTAAATGCTGCTAAACCgttgaatatataaatagaaGACGAATAGATATACCCTTTCTTAGTTGTGTCATCAGCCCTGAGAAGCCCACTTTTCCCAGACACAGGAGGTTCACAAACCTCTGAGAATAGCCGTTTGAGCTCTTGCGTCCAGTCACCTAGCTGGCGGATATGAACACTAAGGTAGTCATCACCAGGAGCAGACGTGATGGAAAATGGATGCCTGGTTCACAATAAAGAAAATGTTCACGcgttgagatttttttttttctttttgcatgaTGCAAAACGTATACCATCTGTAaaacttataatattttaaacttcctttacattattttcttttttggccaCCCTTTACATTATTAAAAAGCAATAGAAAACGTTGAACCTGACCCTATTATATTAAAGGGCTATTATTGTTGACAGCAAATGGAATTGGCTTTTGATCTAACTAATATACATTTTCATCCTCTTCTATCATGAATTtatctctcttttctttatacAAATAAGCATTATACAAATAAGCAAGTACATTACAATGAAAGGAGTAGGAAGGGGTGTAGAAACACAGAGATCGAACCCTAAACCTCATACTAATAAACTTGAAACTCACATAAGTTAGTCATTGAGAATTTATCCCTAGATGTATTATTCTGGAAACTCTGGATGCAATTTAGTAGCCTGGCGGAAGTGAAATAGCTGAAATAAcacctaaaaatattattattattattattattattattattattattattattattatcattttattatttttgcttaCCACTCAAAGGGAGAGACAGCAGGGCATTGGACAAACATGTACTGTCCACTTTTGTACCGAATTTGAGGCGGCTTAGACATTAGTAGTGCGAGAACACCTCCCGGATAAATTGCAACCTATGCACAAAAAAGATCATCAGTCAAATTACAAAAGCACCCTAGGTTTAGAGCTATTTAGGCCTCACTGGAAAATTTTTGACAATGTGCTTACTTGTTGGTTGGCCTAATTAAATGTTTCTCTGAGCAGTTCCAATTAATTACGGAACTTTTTCTCTATACAgaatcatagttgatagtgttATGCTTACCTTCGAAAGCCGGACAGTATAGAAACCAGAACGGAAAAATCTAAGTGTCCTTTCTCCAGCATACAACAAAATTGGAACAGCTAGGTACATCCAAGTCTGCAGCCAGGAACACAATACAATTAATTACAGTTACAgtacaacataaaataaaatcctgTTGTTCGAATTTATGCAATCACTTGAGAAAAGAAGATTTAAATGTTTACCGTCTTACGGTACCATACGTGCACAAGATAAAGAAATACGCCATGGATGACAAGCAAGATGTAGACAACGATAAACAGGTGATGTGAGTACCAGAAAGCATTGAAACCAGTGATTCTATCAAAGGGCTTGGGCAGCTTAATCAGGTTCCGCCTAAACCATCTTGTTGCCAGTATAAATGCAATTGCCATGCAGATAATCATTAAAATTCCAGTCACTCCTTCAGCCCCTTTTACCAGGTCTAAGTAGGTTGGTTTATGACTTCCAAAGTCATTGATTAGTAGATCATAGTGATCACTAGAGGACTTGATAAGCATAGGAAAATCACAGGCAAGATGGTTACCAGCATGGAGAATGACTCCAATAGCAATGGCTGCAGCTATTGTCTGCACAAATTCAATGAGATATCATAAATAACTTCAAACTTTGTGGTTAATTAATTCAGAAATACAAAAGAAGTCAGTGCCATGAAAACCTTGTATCCACTATAAATGTAAGGTTTGCTTCCTATGTGCATCAAGATTAGTCATAACTTTCATAACTAAAATTCCATGAGCTACAGTAGAAATGATGAAACTGATGGATTAAAGTGGCTGTTCTTACTCATAAAACAACTAAGCTTGCATGATATAATGCTCCAGAGCAGCTAACTTGTGATCTACAGATACTTTAGTGAATCTAGGAAGTGCCCAGGTTCAGCTACGATAAGGTCAAGCTATTCGGAGTTTGATTTTGTGGAAGTCAATGTCTTTGGTCACGGTCACGGACGAAAACACATTAAAACTACAATGTTTTAATTTCGTATATAGATTTTGTTAAACTACCGGATCCATATACTAAagatttaaatttcttttgcaatttagccttGTATATTTACCTTTGATGCAAAGAGCTAAAATCTTAAATGGCATTAaacttaaatgttaaaaatgctctcaagtgggttaaaaattctaacattttaaaaccttataaggattaaattgcttatttgttttgtttcctCACATCACTTTTAAACAAAGCAAGTCGTCTTTTTAAGTTTAACCTTACtattgtttataattttctttatttgattcgaaattaaattttatggtagatgAACTAATTTACTCCTAAATACAAAAATGGCCAGTTttgactttttattattatctatttctAATTTCTTCACacacaataaataatttaagatcggtttaattttcaacttttgcTATGTGAACCTCCAATACCcagcactttttttttttccaaattcaagtTACAAATTATTAAGAAGAAATTATATCGATAAagtttgaatttattcattaaggTGTTAACAAGCTCTTCTAACCACTATTTTCTTATGTTGTAGACATAACTCGTAcgattttaaaagcaaattcaTATCGGTTGACTTTTACATGTTATTAGGTCCTTGGGACCAAAGGCGAAATTAGAAAATTGTTTTAGGGGATcgaaattaaaatgtaatttttacaataaaaaaagtgtaacttcaccattttaatagactacatttttataatttttaaaagattaaatcaaactcTTATATTTTAGGAGTGTAAAAGTATAACtttacatttactaatttaaatttttaaaaattttaaaaagacaaaaaaatttcacttttaaggGGATAGTTTCGCCACTGCCTGGGACCCAGATGATAAACGAAAaggaaaagcaaaaagaaaaaggaaaagttgGTATGTTGTTTACATACCTTGTGAAAGTTGATATTGTCGTCAAAAGGCAGGAAAAGACCCAGCTTGGTGGACCTGAGCCAAGTAATGGTGTTTCTGCAGACGGGTAAGAGGATAAGTGCCATGTTAAACTTGAGGGTCTCAGCTGCTCCCTTGGCTGTGAGGAGACAGTAACCCATAACCTGAAAAGAATTCTTTTGTTTGTATTGAAAGAACTTCCAAGTAAAGAGCCCTATCATAATCATAATCCATAATGACACCACCCATAGCCTCTTCCAGTTTTCTTCTAAATAGTATAAAAGTTTCTTAATCATTCTCCTGACTCTGCTCTTATTTGTTAGTCCTTGTAAGTTTTGGCTAAGGGCTTGGCTTGTGTAGCTTAGGGCTTGACTATAGCTCTGGTAGGCGTCCTTTTGCAAGAGAAGTGTCTCCAATTGCCATAGCTGTATCATTCCATAGGTCATGATCAACCAAATCATGCAATTATGGAAacgaaatttttaaatgatCGAAAAAATTTTAGTCACGCAAAGGGCAAGGATGATCTTGATTATATCAACTGTTTTAAGCTATCAGTGATGCAGAATGCAAGGTAAGTGCATGCGTGAATGAATAAGGTCCGCCACTTGGCAGAACCATGAGTTCGAGATGGTCAATCATGGGATGTAGTTAAATAAGTTTCActgcaaaataataatatagtatgATTTCTCTACAATCAACAtgttttgttattaaatattaacaGTAAGATCTATCGGACAAAAATCAAAGCAAGAAATATTATGGAAATATGAGTGCtccacataaattaaaaatggaccCACCTCGATATATCCAAATCTTTCATGGTCCAACTCTTCCATGATCAGAGCTGCATATTCCTCCGCCTGCTCTTTCAATCTCGATAGCTTGTTTGCCGAAGCACTTAGCGTCAGAATCTAAATTATCCACAGCAAAAGTCAATTACTTTTATATACAAGCCCTCGCAAATCCcactaaatattttattaataattaaaagtatcaCCCATGAGCATCacaatttaattgttttttttaataa
The Gossypium raimondii isolate GPD5lz chromosome 8, ASM2569854v1, whole genome shotgun sequence DNA segment above includes these coding regions:
- the LOC105791383 gene encoding respiratory burst oxidase homolog protein A isoform X3; the encoded protein is MKGASFPTHHRQWASDTVPATFSSTSSPGTEEFVEVTLDLQDDDTIILRNMELASTAITVDDGAYTSASTSRSPTIRKSSSNTLRQFSQGRKVEAVAKAKQFSQELKAELRKLSWGHGHAALTLPGSDSATAARALRKQRAQLDRIRSGAQKALRGLRFITNNEANAWEEVENNFNKLAKHGSLFRSDFAQCIGMKDSKEFAQEMFDALSRRRRLKVEKISKDELYEYWSQITDQSFDSRLQIFFDMVDKNEDGRITEAEVKEILTLSASANKLSRLKEQAEEYAALIMEELDHERFGYIEVMGYCLLTAKGAAETLKFNMALILLPVCRNTITWLRSTKLGLFLPFDDNINFHKTIAAAIAIGVILHAGNHLACDFPMLIKSSSDHYDLLINDFGSHKPTYLDLVKGAEGVTGILMIICMAIAFILATRWFRRNLIKLPKPFDRITGFNAFWYSHHLFIVVYILLVIHGVFLYLVHVWYRKTTWMYLAVPILLYAGERTLRFFRSGFYTVRLSKVAIYPGGVLALLMSKPPQIRYKSGQYMFVQCPAVSPFEWHPFSITSAPGDDYLSVHIRQLGDWTQELKRLFSEVCEPPVSGKSGLLRADDTTKKGLPKLLIDGPYGAPAQDYWKYDVLLLVGLGIGATPFISILKDLLHNIVKMEEQADLVSDSSRTSELRSGSNDSGTPNRVPPKRKKTLKTTNAYFYWVTREQGSFDWFKGVMNEVAELDQRGVIEMHNYLTSVYEEGDARSAFITMVQALNQAKNGVDIVSGTRVRTHFARPKWKKVLSKLSSKHCNARIGVFYCGLPVLAKQLSKLCYEFNQKGSTKFEFHKEHF
- the LOC105791383 gene encoding respiratory burst oxidase homolog protein A isoform X2, which codes for MKGASFPTHHRQWASDTVPATFSSTSSPGTEEFVEVTLDLQDDDTIILRNMELASTAITVDDGAYTSASTSRSPTIRKSSSNTLRQFSQGRKVEAVAKAKQFSQELKAELRKLSWGHGHAALTLPGSDSATAARALRKQRAQLDRIRSGAQKALRGLRFITNNEANAWEEVENNFNKLAKHGSLFRSDFAQCIGMKDSKEFAQEMFDALSRRRRLKVEKISKDELYEYWSQITDQSFDSRLQIFFDMVDKNEDGRITEAEVKEILTLSASANKLSRLKEQAEEYAALIMEELDHERFGYIELWQLETLLLQKDAYQSYSQALSYTSQALSQNLQGLTNKSRVRRMIKKLLYYLEENWKRLWVVSLWIMIMIGLFTWKFFQYKQKNSFQVMGYCLLTAKGAAETLKFNMALILLPVCRNTITWLRSTKLGLFLPFDDNINFHKTIAAAIAIGVILHAGNHLACDFPMLIKSSSDHYDLLINDFGSHKPTYLDLVKGAEGVTGILMIICMAIAFILATRWFRRNLIKLPKPFDRITGFNAFWYSHHLFIVVYILLVIHGVFLYLVHTWMYLAVPILLYAGERTLRFFRSGFYTVRLSKVAIYPGGVLALLMSKPPQIRYKSGQYMFVQCPAVSPFEWHPFSITSAPGDDYLSVHIRQLGDWTQELKRLFSEVCEPPVSGKSGLLRADDTTKKGLPKLLIDGPYGAPAQDYWKYDVLLLVGLGIGATPFISILKDLLHNIVKMEEQADLVSDSSRTSELRSGSNDSGTPNRVPPKRKKTLKTTNAYFYWVTREQGSFDWFKGVMNEVAELDQRGVIEMHNYLTSVYEEGDARSAFITMVQALNQAKNGVDIVSGTRVRTHFARPKWKKVLSKLSSKHCNARIGVFYCGLPVLAKQLSKLCYEFNQKGSTKFEFHKEHF
- the LOC105791383 gene encoding respiratory burst oxidase homolog protein A isoform X1: MKGASFPTHHRQWASDTVPATFSSTSSPGTEEFVEVTLDLQDDDTIILRNMELASTAITVDDGAYTSASTSRSPTIRKSSSNTLRQFSQGRKVEAVAKAKQFSQELKAELRKLSWGHGHAALTLPGSDSATAARALRKQRAQLDRIRSGAQKALRGLRFITNNEANAWEEVENNFNKLAKHGSLFRSDFAQCIGMKDSKEFAQEMFDALSRRRRLKVEKISKDELYEYWSQITDQSFDSRLQIFFDMVDKNEDGRITEAEVKEILTLSASANKLSRLKEQAEEYAALIMEELDHERFGYIELWQLETLLLQKDAYQSYSQALSYTSQALSQNLQGLTNKSRVRRMIKKLLYYLEENWKRLWVVSLWIMIMIGLFTWKFFQYKQKNSFQVMGYCLLTAKGAAETLKFNMALILLPVCRNTITWLRSTKLGLFLPFDDNINFHKTIAAAIAIGVILHAGNHLACDFPMLIKSSSDHYDLLINDFGSHKPTYLDLVKGAEGVTGILMIICMAIAFILATRWFRRNLIKLPKPFDRITGFNAFWYSHHLFIVVYILLVIHGVFLYLVHVWYRKTTWMYLAVPILLYAGERTLRFFRSGFYTVRLSKVAIYPGGVLALLMSKPPQIRYKSGQYMFVQCPAVSPFEWHPFSITSAPGDDYLSVHIRQLGDWTQELKRLFSEVCEPPVSGKSGLLRADDTTKKGLPKLLIDGPYGAPAQDYWKYDVLLLVGLGIGATPFISILKDLLHNIVKMEEQADLVSDSSRTSELRSGSNDSGTPNRVPPKRKKTLKTTNAYFYWVTREQGSFDWFKGVMNEVAELDQRGVIEMHNYLTSVYEEGDARSAFITMVQALNQAKNGVDIVSGTRVRTHFARPKWKKVLSKLSSKHCNARIGVFYCGLPVLAKQLSKLCYEFNQKGSTKFEFHKEHF
- the LOC105791383 gene encoding respiratory burst oxidase homolog protein A isoform X4; amino-acid sequence: MKGASFPTHHRQWASDTVPATFSSTSSPGTEEFVEVTLDLQDDDTIILRNMELASTAITVDDGAYTSASTSRSPTIRKSSSNTLRQFSQGRKVEAVAKAKQFSQELKAELRKLSWGHGHAALTLPGSDSATAARALRKQRAQLDRIRSGAQKALRGLRFITNNEANAWEEVENNFNKLAKHGSLFRSDFAQCIGMKDSKEFAQEMFDALSRRRRLKVEKISKDELYEYWSQITDQSFDSRLQIFFDMVDKNEDGRITEAEVKEILTLSASANKLSRLKEQAEEYAALIMEELDHERFGYIELWQLETLLLQKDAYQSYSQALSYTSQALSQNLQGLTNKSRVRRMIKKLLYYLEENWKRLWVVSLWIMIMIGLFTWKFFQYKQKNSFQVMGYCLLTAKGAAETLKFNMALILLPVCRNTITWLRSTKLGLFLPFDDNINFHKTIAAAIAIGVILHAGNHLACDFPMLIKSSSDHYDLLINDFGSHKPTYLDLVKGAEGVTGILMIICMAIAFILATRWFRRNLIKLPKPFDRITGFNAFWYSHHLFIVVYILLVIHGVFLYLVHVWYRKTTWMYLAVPILLYAGERTLRFFRSGFYTVRLSKVAIYPGGVLALLMSKPPQIRYKSGQYMFVQCPAVSPFEWHPFSITSAPGDDYLSVHIRQLGDWTQELKRLFSEVCEPPVSGKSGLLRADDTTKKGLPKLLIDGPYGAPAQDYWKYDVLLLVGLGIGATPFISILKDLLHNIVKMEEQAGKDGIGILTPNLLKMTALTN